A window from Argopecten irradians isolate NY chromosome 3, Ai_NY, whole genome shotgun sequence encodes these proteins:
- the LOC138319701 gene encoding uncharacterized protein: protein MSHESCIPREGSRGNGLEVRKDYTGLVFICSVLIIKASSSSSKDSSIYSFPPTAMSQSRELTSHTMSHSTSTLSQSWELTFLTMSHPTSTLSQLQKLTSHTTSHPTSKMTQSQELTSHTTSHPKSTLSQSQELTSYTTSHPSSTTTQSQKFTSHKTSHPTSKMSQSQELTSHTTSRPISTVGQSQELIYHSLPSANQQSTTIMILKGGSNYIPTIGTTRSSGVTVGTSLPAKTAPSFGDGRISTSISTGNDGATTFSSVIQRTTSEKNVETSTFGITVQLMGAGNVDTTESDSILRTSSNTEISTVEIENTDGNVPDGYLNARASTTHKSIQEFNIDNDNESAFGNVTTNTNTFNMDSEVSTADSVNMGTAAINEPSYESFTDNIDDSAFTTSLEINGSSAAILTVNTANNFI, encoded by the exons CATCCTCGTCGAGTTCAAAAGATTCTTCCATCTATTCATTCCCACCAACAGCAATGAGTCAATCACGGGAACTCACATCTCATACTATGTCTCACTCAACATCCACATTGAGTCAATCATGGGAACTCACATTTCTTACGATGTCTCACCCAACATCCACATTGAGTCAATTACAGAAACTCACATCTCATACGACGTCTCATCCAACATCAAAAATGACTCAATCTCAGGAACTCACATCTCATACGACGTCTCATCCAAAATCCACATTGAGTCAATCTCAGGAACTCACATCTTATACGACGTCTCACCCATCATCAACAACGACTCAATCACAGAAATTCACATCTCATAAGACGTCTCATCCAACATCAAAAATGAGTCAATCTCAGGAACTCACATCTCATACGACGTCTCGCCCAATATCAACAGTGGGCCAATCACAGGAACTCATATATCATTCGTTGCCTAGTGCTAATCAACAAAGTACCACAATAATGATACTAAAGGGAGGTTCTAATTATATACCGACAATAGGGACCACCAGGTCAAGTGGTGTTACAGTTGGGACATCCCTACCAGCCAAAACAGCTCCATCCTTTGGCGATGGTCGTATCAGTACTTCGATTAGTACTGGAAACGATGGCGCCACTACTTTTAGTTCTGTTATTCAACGAACGACTAGTGAGAAGAATGTTGAAACCAGTACTTTTGGAATAACAGTACAGTTGATGGGTGCCGGTAACGTTGATACCACTGAATCGGATTCTATTTTACGTACCAGCTCTAATACAGAAATATCAACCGTAGAAATTGAAAATACAGACGGCAATGTGCCAGATGGCTACTTGAACGCCAGAGCTTCTACAACACACAAGAGTATTCAAGAGTTTAACATTGACAATGACAATGAATCCGCTTTTGGCAACGTAACTACGAATACAAATACATTCAACATGGATAGTGAAGTGTCGACTGCCGACAGTGTTAACATGGGGACTGCTGCTATCAATGAGCCTTCCTACGAGTCTTTCACCGACAACATAGACGATAGTGCTTTTACTACCAGTTTGGAAATTAATGGATCGTCTGCAGCCATATTAACTGTTAACACAGCAA ACAACTTCATCTAA